A genomic segment from Aegilops tauschii subsp. strangulata cultivar AL8/78 chromosome 1, Aet v6.0, whole genome shotgun sequence encodes:
- the LOC109734413 gene encoding heavy metal-associated isoprenylated plant protein 44 — MADLVSDVLLSFFCCCFYPPGGHHDTRHYRGHPAGRNSAHRHHHGAAGRTVPSRSRPALSFQTVELKVRMCCDGCERAVMQSLVNLRGVDSVEVDAGTGNVRVTGYVERGKVLREVRRRSGKKAEFWPSGGTPLRFASPGGCFGGGGGEPYRDTYSYHRRGYGDVGDRHGRTRRPARGGDAVSNMFNDDDVNACAIM, encoded by the exons ATGGCGGACCTGGTCTCCGACGTGCTCCTGTCCTTCTTCTGCTGCTGCTTCTACCCTCCCGGGGGGCACCACGACACGCGACACTACCGCGGCCACCCGGCGGGCAGAAACTCCGCGCATCGTCACCACCACGGCGCCGCGGGTCGTACGGTGCCCAGTCGGAGCAGACCGGCCCTGTCTTTCCAG ACGGTGGAGCTCAAGGTCCGGATGTGCTGCGACGGCTGTGAGCGAGCCGTGATGCAGTCTCTCGTGAACCTCCGAGGAGTGGACAGTGTGGAGGTGGACGCGGGGACGGGGAACGTGAGGGTGACGGGGTACGTGGAGCGGGGGAAGGTGCTGCGGGAGGTACGGCGCCGGAGCGGGAAGAAGGCGGAGTTCTGGCCGAGCGGCGGCACGCCGCTGCGCTTCGCGTCTCCCGGGGgctgcttcggcggcggcggcggcgagccgtACCGCGACACCTACAGCTACCACCGACGCGGCTACGGTGATGTTGGTGATCGTCACGGCCGCACCCGCAGGCCTGCTCGTGGCGGCGACGCCGTCAGCAACATGTTCAACGACGATGATGTCAACGCGTGCGCGATCATGTGA